The sequence TCCACAGCAGCTGGTTGCGGTGGCTGTCAATGCCGCCGTCGAGCAGAGGAATGACGCGGTGCAGTTCGTTGCTGGAGAGGGTGTACACGTCGTCGGCGAGGGTCTCGCCGGGCACAGTGAGGACGACACGGGCCTTCAGGCCAGAACGAAAGTTGTCGACGTTCACGCGGACGTGCACGCCCCAGGTGTCCAGATCAGGCTGGAATTCCACGCGCTGGACCGACGTGACAGGGACGCGTTCCATCCAGACGGTCTGCCAGATGCCAGTGGTGCGGGGGTACCAGATGCCGTGCGGTTCGGGCAGCCAGTCCTGCTTGCCGCGCGGCTGGTCCAGGGCGAGGGGGTCGTCCTCGGCGCGCACGACGATCTCAAAGGACCCGCTGGCGTAGTCGGTGACGTCCACGGTGAAGGGGGTGTGTCCTCCGCGGTGCTCGGCGGCTTTCTGCCCGTTGATCCAGACGGTGGCGTGGTAGTCCACGGCGCCGAAGTGAAGCAGGGTGCGGCCGCTGGTCCATTCGTCGGAGCACTGTACGGTGCGGCGGTACCACACGGCGCGGCCGTGAGCGGGGGTGTGCAGACCGCTGGCGAGACTTTCCGGCGGGTAGGGCACTTCAATCTGCTGGTCGAAGTCGACGGTGGCGGGATGCTGGTGGGTGGCGCTGGTGTCGAAGCTGAAAGCCCAGGGGCCGTCGAGGGTCGACCAGAGGGGGCGTTGCATCAGGGGGCGGGGGTGAACGTTACGCATGCGTCTCCTTGGCCTGAGTGCGGGTTCACCCAGGTGAAGCTTTCCTAAAACATAGGAGCCACCCTGATAAGTGTCAATGAAATTCACTACAAAATCAGAGCAAGAGCCTCAGAGCTGGCGCCCAGAAACAGGCGCCATCACGACTTTTGTCAGAGTTCCGTCAGAATTTACAGGTCCTCGTCAATTCCGATTTATCACAAGTAAACTTGCGACAATGAATCAAGTCAAAACAACGTTTCTGGATAAATTGTCGTGGTGGACGACTGCGACCTCGGACGAATCCTGCTGTGGAACCAACGCCAGACTTGACCAATGATGTGCTTGAAATGAGAAATAACAGTAAACCGGGTACTCGGGCGCCTGGCTCCCCGGCAGCAGCAGTCAGATCCCTGCCAGAAGGCAGTCCCTTCAGTGGCATCGTCCGGCGTGCCCCAGCGCACCGGACTCTCTACCCGCCGGGATGCAGGCGCCGGAAGGAGGAAACGCCGCACCCACGCTGAACCGGGCTTCCATATAAGAGGATGGACTTGAGTCCGGTTCACACCTCTGGCCGGGTTTCCGCCTGCTGCTTCTCCCGTCAGGTGGAGACGCTGTGCCCGTCGTCTCCGGCTTCAGCGGCCTGGTCGCCGAAGTCGTAGGTGGTCCGCATCACGAGATCCTGCTCATAATGCCCGAACTTCCGGCCGAACAGGGTCAGCCCCCCGCAGTTCCGGGCGTCTGCGCGAACCTCCAGTCTCACCTTGATCTGCGGACGGGTCTGCAGCCCCAGGGCCTCCACCGTGAGATCCGACAGACGCTCACCGTCGATGAACGCCCCGTCCCGCGTGACACTCCAGCGTTTGAGCAGCCCGTGCGTCGTCTGATCATCGCTCCACCAGGCAGGCGTGAGGTGCGTCCGCTGACCGCCGAAATCGCCGGGGCTGGTGTACGTGCCGACCTCGTGGCCGTTGATCAGCAGCGTGATGTCCGACGGCCACTGCGGGTCGAACTGAGGCGCTTCCGAACACACCTCCATACTGAGTTCCACGGCGTCTGGGCGGGCACCGAACGGCAGGTTGTTCGGGAAGGTGTACTCCACCGAGCCTGCCCGGCCGAACCACAGAATCTGCGCGTACACGTGGTCCGGCTCGAACATGCTGCGCGGATTGTCCAGCATCCCGATGATGCGCGTCTCGGAGGCCAGGCCGCAGGTCGGCTGCGCGTCGATGTGGGTGTAGTTCCCGATGGGCATGGACACGGTGACCTGGTCCGGGTTGGACTGCACGTCCACGCCCGGCAGGCGGAACATCACCTCGTCGTACCGTTTTGAGCAAAGTTTCTGGGAACCGCGCGTCCCGGGCTCGTACTCGAACGTGATCAACCCCGCGGCATGCAGGTGGTTCAGATTGAAATTCACTGTCGAGTGCGGCAGGTTCAGCGCTTCGGCCAGTTCAGACACATTCATGACCTTCTGGGACAGCTGGCTGAGCAGCAGCAGCCGCGTCTCACTGGCGAGCGCCTTAAGCACGGCGAGCGCCTCCTGTCCTTCCAACCTCAGCACGCGACCTTCTGACCCGGCCATCCGCCACCTCCGTGTGCCCCCGTCCGGGTTCTGCTTCCCGGAAGATAACAACTTCTCGCCGGAAGGGCGAGTCACGAGGCCCGGCAGGCCGCAGCAGTTACGCGCGGGTGTGCACGGCGTCCCCGGCAATCCAGACGCGCGCCACATCGGCAGGCGTCCCGGTGGCGAACGCGGCCGCCAGCGCCCGCTCGGCGCTGCTGGCGTGCCGGAACACGGCGTCCAGCGGCGTCCCCGCGTGGGGGGACAGGTGCACGGCGTCAAACTGCTGCCCGGGTTCAAAGGCCCCGACGTGCGGGAGGTCCAGGGCGTGGGCGCCGGCCTGCGTGGCGAGATACAGCAGGTGTGCCGGGCGCAGCGGCACACCGCGCTCGCCCATGAGATTCTGCAGGAAGTGCGCCTGCAGGCCCTCCTTGAGCAGCGAAAAGCCGGTGCCGCCGCCCACGTCACTGCCGAGCGCGACGTGCACGCCCGCGTGCAGGTGGCGGCGCAGCGGGAAAAAGCCGCTTCCCAGCGCCGCGTTGCTGCACGGGCAGTGCGCGGCCGTGCAGCGCGCGTCGGCCATCACGCCCAGTTCACGGTCGCTGGGGTGCACGTTGTGCGCCAGAACCGAATGCCGGCCGATCAGCCCCGCCTGCTCGTACGTCTCGAGGTAATCTCGCGCGCCGGGGAACAGCTCCCGCACCACCTGAATCTCGCGGGTGTTCTCGTTGATGTGGCTCGTGAAGCGCAGCCCGGGAAAGTCCCGCATCAGGGCGGCGCAGGCCTCCAGGATGCCTTCGGAGGCCGACAGGCTGAAGCGCGGCGTCACGGCGTACAGCGCGCGGCCCTGCCCGTGCCAGCGCTGAATCAGGGCCTTGCCTTCCGCGTAGGCGCGCTCCGGGGTGGTGTGCAACTCCTCGCGCAGCAGGCGGTCACTGACCACCAGTCCCGTCACGGCGCGCAGGCCGGCCGTCTGGGCCTCCTCGAAGAATTCGTGCACCGCGCCCGCGAAGTGCGAGCCGAACACCAGGGCGGTGGTGGTGCCGGCGCCCAGCAGGCCGCGGATGAAGTCGCGGGCCACGCCGCGGGCGTACGCGGCGTCCGCCATGCGGGCCTCTTCCGGCAGCGCGCACTGGTCCAGCCAGTCCAGCAGGGGCAGGCCCAGCCCCCCGATCACACGGACCTGCGGATAGTGCACGTGCGTGTCGACGAAACCGGGGAGCAGCAGCCCGCCGCGCAGGTCCGTCACAGGAACGTCCGGGTGCGCGGCGCGCAGGTCGCTGTACGGACCGCGCGCGGTGATCACGCCCCCCTGCACGAGCAGCCCGCCGTCCTCCTCGGCGCGCAGGGCGTCCTCGTACGTGAAGGGACTGACAGGCGTGTGGAGGAACGTGGCGCGGTACAGGGTGGGGGAAGTCATGGGGTCCTTTCGGGGGAGGTGGCGGCCGGAGCCGGGTCGAGCAGGGGCAGAAGCTGCGCCGCGACGCTCAGGGCGATAACGGCGGGGTGCTTGCGGTGCGGGCCGGTCATCAGCTCCGGCAGGCCGATGGGGGTGGTCACGCGGGCCAGGGCGCCGGGCGGGTGGCCCAGGTCACGCAGCTGCGCCTGAAACCGGGCCCATTTGGCGGCGGAGCCGATCAGGCCCAGGTGACCCAGGTCGGCGCGGCGCAGCGCCGCGTCAAGAATAGCGGCGTCTTCCGCGTGGTCGTGGGTGAACACCAGCAGGTGCGTGCCGGGTGGCAGGTCCGCCAGCACCTGTTCCGGAATGGGCGCGTGGTGCGGCTGGACGTGCGCGACGGCGTCGGCCAGGCACGCGAGCCGGTCCGGGTGAAGTTGCGCGGCGCGGGAGTCAACCAGGTGCAGCGTCAGTGGGTGGCGGGCCAGCAGGCGCGCGAGTTCCAGGCCCACATGCCCCAGCCCGAACAGCGCCACGTGCGCGCGCGGCGCCAGGACGACGTCGAGCAGCAGGGTGACCTCACCGCCGCAGCACTGCCGGCCGTACTCGTTCGGGGCGCGGTCCGTGAGGCGCAGCGTGAGGAGTTCCGGCCCGGCGGCGCCGCCCGTGAGAAGCTGCCGGGCGCGGTCCACGGCAGTGGCTTCGAGATTGCCGCCGCCCACCGAGTCCCAGGTGCCCCGGGCGCTCACCAGCATTTTGGCGCCGGCCTCGCGCGGCGCGTGCCCACGGACACCGACCAGCGTCACCAGCACGGCGGCCTCGCCGCGGGCATGCAGGGCGTTCAGGGCGGCCAGCCAGGGCGGGCCGGGCGTCAGGGCGCGCGCGTCCATTCCAGCGGCAGCAGGTCCATGGGGCTCAGGGGCAGCTCGTCGTCCCATTCCAGCAGGGCCAGCGCCTCGGCGTCCAGTTCACCGTCCCCCAGCAGGGCCGCGCCGCCCGGTGGCAGGTCGGCGTGCAGCAGGGCGAGGTCAGCGGCGTTCAGGGCGGACGCGGGCAGGGGCGTGGTGATGCGGCAGGCGGGTTCAGTCATGGCTCAGTTCCTTGGCGGGGTGGGCGGCGCGGGCGTGGTCCAGCGCCCAGTACACGGCTTCGGGGGTGGCGGGTGAGGCGAGAAGCACCACGTGCCCGGGCGGGCCGAACGCGGCGCACGCCTCACGCAGCGCCTCACGGGCAGAGATGGCGAGCATCAGGGGCGGTTCGCCCACGGCTTTGCTGCCATACACCACGCCCGTCTCGGTGGCCTGCTCGAGCAGCGTCACGTTGAACACCCCGGGCAGTTCGGAAAAGGACGGAAGTTTGTACGTGCTGGCCGCCTGCGTGAGCAGCCGGCCCCGTCCGGGACCGCTGGAGTCGTCCCAGCGGAGTTCCTCCAGGGTCAGCCACCCGACGCCCTGCAGGTACCCGCCTTCAACCTGCCCCAGGTCGATCAGTGGGGAGAGGCTGTCACCCACGTCGTGCAGCAGGTCAGCGCGGCGCACGCGGTACGCGCCGGTGAAGCCGTCCACCTCCACCTCCGTGACCGACGCGCCGTAACTGAAGTACTTGAACGGTTCACCCTGCATCGCCACGCGGTCCCAGTGCAGGCCCGGCGTGCGGTAGTACCCGGCGGCCCACAACTGCGTGCGGCGGTGGTAGGCATCATGCACGAGTTCCTCGAAGGTGACCCCGCGCTCAGGGTGCCCGAGGGGGAACACCTGCCCCGCCTGGAAGCGCACGTCGTCCGGATGCACGCCAAGCCGGCCGGCCGCCACCTCGGAAAGGCGCGCGCGAATCTGGTCGCAGGCGTCCTTCACGGCGCCGCCGTTCAGGTCCGCGCCGCTGCTGGCGGCGGTGGCGCTGGTGTTCGGCACCTTGTCCGTGCGGGTAGGGGCCAGCCGCACGCGGCCAGGCGGGACGCCCAGGGCGGTGGCGGCCACCTGCAGCATCTTGGTGTGCAGGCCCTGGCCCATCTCGGTGCCGCCGTGGTTCACCAGAACCGACCCGTCCTTGTACACGTGCACAAGGGCGCCCGCCTGGTTGTACGCCGTGAAGTTGAAGGAGATGCCGAACTTGACCGGGGTGACGCTCAGTCCGCGTTTCACGTGCGGGTTCGCGGCGTTGAACGCCGTCACTCCGGCCTGGCGGGCGTGAAAGTCACTGCTGCGCAGCAGCTGAGTCCACAGGGCGTGCAGCCGTTCGGCGTGCCGCACCGGCTGTCCGTACGGGGTGCATTCCCCGGGCTGGTAGAAGTTCCGTCGCCGGAGCTCGCTGGCGTCCAGACCGAGTTGCGGGGCCACACGGGCAAGGAGGTCCTCGGTGACCAGCATGCCCTGCGGGCCGCCGAACCCCCGGAAGGCAGTCTGGGACGTCTTGTTCGTCCGGGCGATGCGGCCATGCGCTTCCACATGCGGAATAAAGTACGCATTGTCGATGTGGCACAGGGCGCGCGCCATGACCGGTTCGGACAGGTCCAGGCTCCAGCCGCCGTCACTCGTAAGGGTCACCTGCAGCGCCGTGAACCGGCCCTCCGTGTCGAACCCGGCCTTCCACGTGGCGTGGAAGGGGTGGCGTTTGCCGGTCAGGGTCATATCCAGCGTGCGGTTCAGGCGCAGCCTCACCGGCCGGCCCGTCAGGGTCGCGCCGAGCGCGGCGATGGCGGCAAACCCGTGCGGCTGCATCTCTTTGCCACCGAACCCGCCGCCCATGCGCAGGCACTGCACGGTGACGGTGTGCGCCGCGACCCCCAGCACGTGCGCGGTGATGTCCTGCGTTTCAGTCGGGTGCTGGGTGCTGGCCTGAATAAACACCTGCCCGGCCTCATCCACGTGGGCGAGCGCGGCGTTGGTTTCCAGGTAGAAGTGCTCCTGGCCGCCCAGCTCGAATTCACCCTCAAACACGTGCGCGGCCTGCGCAAAGCCGACCCGCACGTCCCCACGGCGCAGGGTGGACTGCGCGCCCTGGAAAGCCTGGGCCTCGATGGCCTCGCGCACGGTGATCAGGGACGGCAGCGGCTCGTACGTGACCTGCACAGCGGCGGCGCCCTGCCGGGCGGCGTCCTCGGTGTCGGCCAGCACCCAGCACACCGCGTGACCGTGGTACATCACCTCGCTGGGAAACAGCGGCTCGTCGCCCTTCACCCCGGCGTCATTCACGCCCGGCACGTCCGCAGCAGTCAGCACCCGTGCCACACCCGGCACGAGCAGCGCCGCGGCCGGGTCGATCCCCAGCACCCGGGCGTGGGCGTGCGGCGCCTGCACCGGCCACGCGTGCAGCAGGCCACTGAGGCGCACGCCGAGATCATCGGTGTACAGCGCCTGCCCGGTCACGTGCAGGGCCGCGCTCTCATGCGGCAGGGCCTCCCCCACCACGCTTCCCTCAGGGCGGTCATGCAGGCTCACGCGCCGACCTCCGTGCGGGCGGACGCCCAGTAGAATTTCAGCAGGCTCTGCTCGAGCATGGCCGCCCGGTACGCGGCACTTGCGCGGTGGTCACTCAGGGGGGTGCCCGTGGCGCCCAGCACCCGCGCCGCGCGCCGGACCGTGTCAGCCGTCCAGGGCTGCCCTTCCAGGGCCGCTTCCGCTTCCAGGGCGCGCAGCGGCGTGGCCGCGACGCCGCCCAGGCCGATCCGGGCGCGGGTCACGACGCCGCCGTCGAGGGTCAGGGCGTAGGCGACCGCCACACTGGAAATGTCGTCGAAGCGCCGCTTGGTGATCTTGTGAAACCCCGTCAGGGGGGCCAGGGGCCGCGGAATCCGCACCGCCTGGATCAGCTCGCCCGGGGCGCGCACGGTCTGGCGGTACCCGCTGAAGTACGCGCTGAGCGGCACGGTGCGCGCCCCGAGCGGGCCCACCAGTTCCACGCTGGCGTCCAGGGCCAGCAGGACCGGCGGGCTGTCCCCGATCGGGGACGCCGTTCCCAGGTTCCCGCCCAGAGTC is a genomic window of Deinococcus taeanensis containing:
- a CDS encoding ArsR/SmtB family transcription factor, translating into MLRLEGQEALAVLKALASETRLLLLSQLSQKVMNVSELAEALNLPHSTVNFNLNHLHAAGLITFEYEPGTRGSQKLCSKRYDEVMFRLPGVDVQSNPDQVTVSMPIGNYTHIDAQPTCGLASETRIIGMLDNPRSMFEPDHVYAQILWFGRAGSVEYTFPNNLPFGARPDAVELSMEVCSEAPQFDPQWPSDITLLINGHEVGTYTSPGDFGGQRTHLTPAWWSDDQTTHGLLKRWSVTRDGAFIDGERLSDLTVEALGLQTRPQIKVRLEVRADARNCGGLTLFGRKFGHYEQDLVMRTTYDFGDQAAEAGDDGHSVST
- the xdhC gene encoding xanthine dehydrogenase accessory protein XdhC — encoded protein: MDARALTPGPPWLAALNALHARGEAAVLVTLVGVRGHAPREAGAKMLVSARGTWDSVGGGNLEATAVDRARQLLTGGAAGPELLTLRLTDRAPNEYGRQCCGGEVTLLLDVVLAPRAHVALFGLGHVGLELARLLARHPLTLHLVDSRAAQLHPDRLACLADAVAHVQPHHAPIPEQVLADLPPGTHLLVFTHDHAEDAAILDAALRRADLGHLGLIGSAAKWARFQAQLRDLGHPPGALARVTTPIGLPELMTGPHRKHPAVIALSVAAQLLPLLDPAPAATSPERTP
- the xdhB gene encoding xanthine dehydrogenase molybdopterin binding subunit; translated protein: MSLHDRPEGSVVGEALPHESAALHVTGQALYTDDLGVRLSGLLHAWPVQAPHAHARVLGIDPAAALLVPGVARVLTAADVPGVNDAGVKGDEPLFPSEVMYHGHAVCWVLADTEDAARQGAAAVQVTYEPLPSLITVREAIEAQAFQGAQSTLRRGDVRVGFAQAAHVFEGEFELGGQEHFYLETNAALAHVDEAGQVFIQASTQHPTETQDITAHVLGVAAHTVTVQCLRMGGGFGGKEMQPHGFAAIAALGATLTGRPVRLRLNRTLDMTLTGKRHPFHATWKAGFDTEGRFTALQVTLTSDGGWSLDLSEPVMARALCHIDNAYFIPHVEAHGRIARTNKTSQTAFRGFGGPQGMLVTEDLLARVAPQLGLDASELRRRNFYQPGECTPYGQPVRHAERLHALWTQLLRSSDFHARQAGVTAFNAANPHVKRGLSVTPVKFGISFNFTAYNQAGALVHVYKDGSVLVNHGGTEMGQGLHTKMLQVAATALGVPPGRVRLAPTRTDKVPNTSATAASSGADLNGGAVKDACDQIRARLSEVAAGRLGVHPDDVRFQAGQVFPLGHPERGVTFEELVHDAYHRRTQLWAAGYYRTPGLHWDRVAMQGEPFKYFSYGASVTEVEVDGFTGAYRVRRADLLHDVGDSLSPLIDLGQVEGGYLQGVGWLTLEELRWDDSSGPGRGRLLTQAASTYKLPSFSELPGVFNVTLLEQATETGVVYGSKAVGEPPLMLAISAREALREACAAFGPPGHVVLLASPATPEAVYWALDHARAAHPAKELSHD
- the guaD gene encoding guanine deaminase; amino-acid sequence: MTSPTLYRATFLHTPVSPFTYEDALRAEEDGGLLVQGGVITARGPYSDLRAAHPDVPVTDLRGGLLLPGFVDTHVHYPQVRVIGGLGLPLLDWLDQCALPEEARMADAAYARGVARDFIRGLLGAGTTTALVFGSHFAGAVHEFFEEAQTAGLRAVTGLVVSDRLLREELHTTPERAYAEGKALIQRWHGQGRALYAVTPRFSLSASEGILEACAALMRDFPGLRFTSHINENTREIQVVRELFPGARDYLETYEQAGLIGRHSVLAHNVHPSDRELGVMADARCTAAHCPCSNAALGSGFFPLRRHLHAGVHVALGSDVGGGTGFSLLKEGLQAHFLQNLMGERGVPLRPAHLLYLATQAGAHALDLPHVGAFEPGQQFDAVHLSPHAGTPLDAVFRHASSAERALAAAFATGTPADVARVWIAGDAVHTRA